The Camelina sativa cultivar DH55 chromosome 16, Cs, whole genome shotgun sequence sequence AATATTACACGGCGTCGGCTTGGTCAGGTGAACAATGCGGGGGTTTCATTTAACGCGGTCGGAGAGAATTCAATCAAACAGCCAGAGACCATTATCAAGACCAATTTCTACGGTGCCAAGCTTTTATCGGAGGCTCTTTTGCCCTTATTCCGCCGTTCGGAATCCGTTAGCCGCATCCTTAACATCAGTTCAAGGCTTGGCACATTAAACGTATTTTATCATCCTCCATACAATTTCGACGAGGCGCTTTTGCCCTCTACAACTTTATTTGTGTACTCAGTACTGTATATTAGTCGAGTCTATTTGAATCATTTCGATATGTTTTTTTGGCATATACAGAAACTGAGAAGCCCTATTATAAGACGAACACTAGAAAGTGAAGATCTTACCGACGAACAAATCGATGCTACTGTGACCCAATTTCTAGAGGATGTGATGAGCGGGACGTGGGAAAAGCAAGGATGGCCGGAGAAATGGCCGGGTTACGCCATATCAAAGATGGCCTTAAACGCTTACTCTAGGGTTTTGGCTCGACGTTACGACGGCAAAAGACTAAGTGTGAATTGTTTTTGCCCTGGTTTCACTCGTACGTCTATGACCGGTGGTCAGGGGACTCACACGGCAGATGAGGCTGCTGCTATTGTCGCCAAGTTGGTGTTGCTTACTCCTGAGAAGCTGTCTTCCGGCAAGTTCTATATTTGCTTAGAGGAGCCTAAGAAAATTATTTCCAAGCTGTAACTCTCTTCTATTATAGCTTTCTTCACCTGCACGCTCGTAATTATTAGATTACCATTGGTTAATGTCAATTGCGATATATGCATAATTATAGCAATAAGTAAATTAATGTTAAGAGACTACTACAATCAGGAATGTTTAACGCGCGGTcctgtttattattttatttgtttatcataaataatctaaaatctaaaaatgagCACAAGTCCCACGTTTTTTTTTGAGCCGGCCCTGACTACAATGGCTGTATATCAATTAGTTGTACATTCCAATTTATACCGAACGAATCATGTTTGGTACCTTTCAcagtaccaaaaaaaagtaatcgaAAAATTTACGTCCAATTTAAAATTGATAGAGTGGCAAGTGTAGAACTACAGTATATTATTATAGATAGACTTTTT is a genomic window containing:
- the LOC104749372 gene encoding salutaridine reductase → MDHLISPLSPTNKWWAEGTTAVVTGANKGIGFAVVKRLLQLGLTVVLTARNTVNGSQATDSLRRIGFQNVHFCSLDISDPSSIAAFVSWFHRNLGVLDILVNNAGVSFNAVGENSIKQPETIIKTNFYGAKLLSEALLPLFRRSESVSRILNISSRLGTLNKLRSPIIRRTLESEDLTDEQIDATVTQFLEDVMSGTWEKQGWPEKWPGYAISKMALNAYSRVLARRYDGKRLSVNCFCPGFTRTSMTGGQGTHTADEAAAIVAKLVLLTPEKLSSGKFYICLEEPKKIISKL